The following proteins are encoded in a genomic region of Leifsonia psychrotolerans:
- a CDS encoding DUF2004 domain-containing protein, which translates to MTIEHDFFGVLGSDGAGEMYWSEVTELGDQNVDITLSAPDEDSVKPESLDIAAAMVNAIEDLDTQVRESLVAELSSEGSTTAQFIEQSIDDLGPEALGDAVIWDSGDQQIDFLRSLRLQRVGFYPHHGGSDEHFALLDYSIAPHETDTLLIIAIDINGDTVTISIDD; encoded by the coding sequence ATGACCATCGAACATGACTTCTTCGGCGTACTCGGCAGCGACGGTGCCGGGGAGATGTATTGGTCTGAGGTGACGGAACTGGGCGACCAGAACGTCGACATCACCCTCAGCGCACCGGATGAGGATTCGGTGAAGCCGGAGTCGCTCGACATCGCGGCCGCCATGGTCAACGCGATTGAAGATCTCGACACTCAGGTGCGGGAGTCGCTCGTCGCCGAACTCAGTTCCGAGGGATCGACGACGGCGCAGTTCATCGAGCAGTCCATCGACGACCTCGGTCCCGAAGCGCTCGGTGACGCCGTGATCTGGGATTCGGGTGATCAGCAGATCGATTTTTTGCGCTCACTACGGCTGCAACGGGTGGGCTTCTACCCGCACCACGGCGGCAGCGACGAGCACTTCGCATTGCTCGACTATTCGATCGCACCGCACGAGACCGACACCCTTCTCATCATCGCGATCGACATCAACGGCGACACCGTGACGATCTCCATCGACGACTGA
- a CDS encoding ABC transporter ATP-binding protein — protein sequence MTYTPVAPAVRVAGLTKRFGRFTAIDDVSFDVESNKIYGLLGRNGAGKTTIMQLLTGQQFASGGQVNVFGENPVENASVLQRICFIKESQKYPDNFKVKHVLKSAPWFFANWDAQLADRLVEDFRVPVNRELKKISRGQLSAVGVIVGLASRAPLTFFDEPYLGLDAVARQIFYDRLLEDYAEHPRTIILSTHLIDEVSNLLEHVLLVDEGRILLDEDAERLRGSACTIVGRNADVDAFVAGREVLHREGIGGLASVTVNGLTEEERRNAASVGLELGPVSLQQLIVRKTVRSGHSEDWNARS from the coding sequence ATGACCTATACACCAGTTGCTCCGGCCGTGCGCGTCGCGGGCCTCACGAAGCGGTTTGGCCGTTTTACGGCCATCGACGACGTGAGTTTCGACGTGGAATCGAACAAGATCTATGGTTTGCTCGGGCGCAACGGCGCCGGCAAGACCACCATCATGCAACTGCTCACCGGCCAGCAGTTCGCCTCGGGCGGCCAGGTAAACGTCTTCGGCGAAAACCCGGTGGAGAACGCGTCGGTGTTACAGCGAATCTGCTTCATCAAGGAGAGCCAGAAGTACCCGGACAACTTCAAAGTCAAGCATGTGTTGAAAAGCGCGCCGTGGTTTTTCGCCAACTGGGATGCGCAGCTCGCCGACCGACTCGTCGAAGACTTTCGGGTGCCGGTGAATCGTGAGCTCAAGAAGATCTCTCGCGGCCAGCTCTCGGCCGTCGGAGTCATCGTTGGCCTCGCCTCGCGGGCGCCGCTCACCTTCTTCGATGAGCCGTACCTCGGCCTCGACGCCGTCGCTCGGCAGATCTTCTACGACCGCCTGCTCGAGGACTACGCCGAGCATCCACGCACGATAATTCTCTCCACCCACCTGATCGACGAGGTGAGCAACCTGCTGGAGCACGTTCTCCTGGTCGACGAAGGACGCATTCTTCTCGACGAAGACGCCGAACGGTTGCGGGGCAGCGCGTGCACCATTGTCGGGCGCAACGCGGATGTCGATGCTTTCGTCGCAGGCCGCGAGGTGCTGCACCGCGAGGGCATCGGCGGCCTCGCCTCGGTGACCGTGAACGGCTTGACCGAGGAGGAGCGTCGAAACGCGGCCTCGGTCGGACTCGAACTGGGCCCGGTTTCGCTCCAACAGCTGATCGTACGAAAGACGGTCAGATCGGGCCATTCTGAGGATTGGAACGCCCGCTCATGA
- a CDS encoding LLM class F420-dependent oxidoreductase, with amino-acid sequence MTIRRDPRPVRLGVQIAPQHASYATIRTAVAGVEALGVDVVFNWDHFFPLSGEPDGLHFESWSLLAAWAEQTTTIQLGALVNCNSYRNADLQADMARTIDHISGGRFLFGTGAGWFERDYDEYGYEFGTPGTRLDALESDLQRIEARWARLNPPPTRDIPILIGGGGEKKTLRIVAKHADIWHSFSTPDVMKHKLGVLDGWCAKVGRDMSDIEISTELRSRTTDEADALYDLGTRLFTLGLSGPHYDLSPVVDWLAWRDSKNAS; translated from the coding sequence ATGACAATTCGTCGAGACCCTCGCCCGGTGCGCTTGGGCGTGCAGATCGCCCCGCAGCACGCCTCCTACGCCACGATCAGGACAGCCGTCGCCGGCGTTGAGGCGCTCGGTGTCGATGTGGTGTTCAACTGGGATCATTTCTTTCCGCTGTCGGGTGAGCCGGATGGGCTGCATTTCGAGTCGTGGTCGCTCCTGGCCGCCTGGGCCGAGCAGACGACGACGATTCAGCTCGGTGCTCTGGTGAACTGCAACAGCTACCGCAACGCCGACCTGCAGGCCGACATGGCCCGCACTATCGATCACATCAGCGGCGGGCGCTTCCTCTTCGGCACGGGAGCCGGCTGGTTCGAGCGCGACTACGACGAATACGGCTACGAGTTCGGTACCCCCGGAACGCGGCTCGACGCGCTCGAATCCGACCTGCAGCGCATCGAAGCCCGCTGGGCGCGGCTCAACCCGCCGCCAACCCGCGACATCCCGATTCTGATCGGCGGAGGCGGCGAGAAGAAAACGCTGCGCATCGTGGCCAAGCACGCCGACATCTGGCACTCGTTCTCGACCCCGGACGTGATGAAGCACAAACTCGGAGTGCTCGACGGCTGGTGCGCGAAGGTCGGTCGTGACATGAGCGATATCGAGATCTCCACCGAGTTGCGCTCACGCACGACCGACGAAGCAGACGCCCTCTACGACCTCGGTACCCGACTCTTCACGCTGGGGCTGTCGGGACCCCACTATGACCTCTCCCCGGTTGTGGACTGGCTGGCCTGGCGCGACAGCAAGAACGCATCCTGA
- a CDS encoding GntR family transcriptional regulator: MIEEGKPIFVQIAEQIENDIIEGSLDEEAQVPSTNEFAAFYRINPATAGKGVNVLVEEGILYKKRGIGMFVATGARQRLVGKRTDEFRERFLRPLLSEAAKLGIAPAQVAEMIHTDTIHTDETHKEAVTS; this comes from the coding sequence TTGATCGAGGAAGGCAAGCCGATCTTCGTTCAGATCGCCGAGCAGATCGAAAACGACATCATCGAGGGAAGCCTCGACGAAGAGGCTCAGGTTCCCTCGACGAACGAGTTTGCAGCCTTCTATCGAATCAACCCCGCCACGGCGGGCAAGGGCGTCAACGTGCTGGTCGAAGAAGGAATCCTCTACAAGAAGCGAGGCATCGGCATGTTCGTGGCAACCGGAGCGAGGCAGAGACTTGTGGGCAAGCGAACCGACGAGTTTCGGGAGCGCTTTCTCCGGCCACTTCTGAGCGAGGCAGCGAAACTCGGGATCGCTCCCGCGCAGGTGGCCGAAATGATTCACACGGACACAATTCACACCGACGAGACTCACAAGGAGGCGGTTACCTCATGA
- the ffh gene encoding signal recognition particle protein: protein MATFGNLSERLAETFKNLRTKGKLSAADVDGTVREIRRALLDADVALAVVKDFTGKVRERALGDEVNKALNPAQQVVQIVNEELIQILGGTQRRLEFAKKPPTIIMLAGLQGAGKTTLAGKLAKSLAKDGHTPLLVAADLQRPNAVTQLQVVGDQAGVPVYAPEPGNGVGNPVKVARDAVKFASQKLYDVVIVDTAGRLGVDAELMKQAADIRKAIDPDEVLFVIDAMIGQDAVATAKAFQDGVDFTGVVLTKLDGDARGGAALSVASITGRPIMFASTGEGLDDFEPFHPDRMASRILDLGDILTLIEQAQGAFDEDEARKVAEKFATDSFTLDDFLGQMQQLRNMGSIKKMMGMLPGAGAMKAQLDNFDEREIVRTEAIIQSMTKAERVTPKLLNGSRRLRIARGSGSSVTEVNQLVARFEQAAKMMKTVAKGGVPNIPGMGPIPGAGFGGGRGKQVAKKKGSKSGNPAKRAAENAALASGEKSVAAGDGSGGSGFGLGGGAKGGPTEDEMAALQKMLGR, encoded by the coding sequence ATGGCTACTTTTGGAAACCTCTCAGAACGCCTCGCCGAGACCTTTAAGAATCTCCGCACCAAAGGCAAATTGTCGGCAGCGGATGTCGACGGCACCGTTCGCGAAATCCGTCGCGCTCTTCTCGACGCCGACGTGGCGTTGGCCGTCGTCAAAGACTTCACAGGCAAGGTTCGTGAACGTGCCCTCGGTGATGAGGTCAATAAGGCGCTGAATCCGGCCCAGCAGGTCGTTCAGATCGTCAATGAGGAGCTGATCCAGATCCTCGGTGGCACGCAGCGTCGCCTGGAATTCGCGAAGAAGCCGCCGACCATCATCATGCTGGCCGGTCTGCAGGGTGCGGGTAAGACGACCCTCGCGGGCAAACTGGCGAAGTCACTGGCCAAAGACGGCCATACGCCTCTCCTCGTCGCGGCCGACCTCCAACGACCCAACGCCGTCACCCAGCTGCAGGTCGTGGGCGATCAGGCCGGCGTGCCGGTCTACGCGCCCGAGCCGGGCAACGGCGTGGGCAACCCCGTGAAGGTGGCGCGCGATGCGGTGAAGTTTGCGTCGCAGAAGTTGTATGACGTTGTCATCGTTGACACCGCCGGACGCCTCGGCGTCGACGCCGAGCTGATGAAGCAGGCCGCCGACATCCGTAAGGCCATTGACCCCGACGAGGTGCTCTTCGTCATCGACGCCATGATCGGTCAGGATGCCGTGGCAACGGCCAAGGCGTTCCAGGACGGTGTCGACTTCACCGGTGTCGTCTTGACCAAGCTCGACGGTGATGCCCGCGGTGGCGCCGCACTGTCGGTGGCGTCGATCACCGGGCGCCCCATCATGTTCGCCTCGACGGGCGAAGGCCTTGACGACTTCGAACCGTTCCACCCCGACCGTATGGCCAGCCGCATCCTCGACCTCGGTGACATCCTCACCCTGATCGAGCAGGCGCAGGGTGCTTTTGACGAGGATGAAGCCCGTAAGGTCGCCGAGAAGTTCGCGACCGACAGCTTCACTCTCGACGACTTCCTCGGCCAGATGCAGCAGCTGCGCAACATGGGTTCGATCAAGAAGATGATGGGCATGCTGCCCGGTGCCGGCGCCATGAAGGCGCAGCTTGACAACTTCGATGAGCGTGAGATCGTGCGCACCGAGGCGATCATCCAGTCGATGACGAAGGCTGAGCGGGTCACCCCGAAGCTGCTCAACGGCTCGCGGCGCCTGCGCATTGCGCGTGGTTCAGGCTCGAGCGTCACCGAGGTCAACCAGCTGGTGGCGCGCTTCGAACAGGCCGCAAAGATGATGAAGACCGTCGCCAAGGGGGGTGTGCCGAACATCCCCGGCATGGGACCGATCCCCGGCGCCGGCTTCGGTGGCGGGCGTGGCAAGCAGGTGGCGAAAAAGAAGGGCTCGAAGTCGGGTAACCCGGCCAAGCGTGCCGCCGAAAATGCGGCACTCGCGTCCGGCGAGAAGTCGGTCGCCGCCGGCGACGGTTCAGGCGGGTCAGGATTCGGGCTCGGTGGCGGAGCGAAGGGTGGCCCGACCGAAGACGAGATGGCTGCCCTGCAGAAGATGCTCGGACGTTAG
- the rpsP gene encoding 30S ribosomal protein S16 — MAVKIRLKRLGKIRAPYYRIVVADSRTKRDGRVIEEIGQYHPTEEPSVIKVDSERALYWLGVGAQPTEQVEALLKLTGDWGTFKGDKNAVNTVRVKEPKVAFVADEKKKPVLKPKAEKPAAKVEAPAEAAENTTEDEA, encoded by the coding sequence GTGGCTGTCAAAATCCGTCTGAAGCGTCTGGGAAAGATCCGCGCTCCGTACTACCGCATCGTTGTCGCCGACTCGCGTACCAAGCGCGATGGCCGTGTCATCGAAGAGATCGGTCAGTACCACCCGACCGAAGAGCCCTCGGTTATCAAGGTCGACTCTGAGCGCGCCCTCTACTGGCTGGGCGTCGGCGCGCAGCCGACCGAGCAGGTTGAGGCACTGCTGAAGCTGACCGGCGACTGGGGCACCTTCAAGGGTGACAAGAACGCCGTGAACACCGTTCGCGTCAAGGAGCCCAAGGTTGCCTTCGTCGCCGACGAGAAGAAGAAGCCGGTCCTGAAGCCGAAGGCTGAGAAGCCCGCGGCCAAGGTTGAGGCTCCTGCCGAGGCAGCAGAGAACACCACCGAGGACGAGGCGTAA
- the ftsY gene encoding signal recognition particle-docking protein FtsY produces the protein MADRTPWSLSGALRGMFAKKTIDAETWDDLEDALITADFGPAITEAIVADLRAKVSKYNTTDPKDLQRMLREGIEERLARLDSTLTLSDRPAVVLVVGVNGVGKTTTIGKFAKFLRNHGRTVLIGAADTFRAAAVEQLATWADRAGAEIVKPQAQGQDPASVAFQTVERAKAENFEIVIIDTAGRLQTKGGLMDELTKIRRVLEKQAPIAEVLLVLDATTGQNGLAQAEAFIAHAGVTGLVLTKLDGSAKGGFVLAVQEKTGIPIKLVGQGEGINDLTGFTPHVFAQNLVG, from the coding sequence ATGGCAGATCGCACCCCCTGGTCACTTTCCGGCGCCCTTCGCGGCATGTTCGCGAAGAAGACAATCGACGCTGAGACGTGGGACGATTTGGAAGACGCGCTCATCACAGCCGACTTCGGGCCGGCAATCACCGAGGCGATTGTGGCCGATCTGCGTGCGAAAGTCTCGAAATACAACACGACAGACCCGAAGGATCTGCAGCGGATGCTGCGTGAGGGCATCGAAGAACGCCTTGCCCGCCTCGATTCCACGCTCACTCTCAGTGATCGTCCTGCCGTCGTGCTCGTCGTCGGGGTCAATGGGGTCGGCAAGACCACGACCATCGGTAAGTTTGCGAAGTTTCTGCGCAATCACGGACGGACTGTGCTGATCGGGGCCGCCGACACGTTCCGTGCCGCCGCCGTCGAGCAGCTGGCTACCTGGGCCGACCGGGCCGGTGCCGAGATCGTCAAGCCGCAGGCGCAAGGTCAGGACCCAGCATCCGTCGCGTTTCAAACGGTTGAGCGGGCCAAAGCAGAGAATTTTGAAATCGTCATTATCGACACGGCCGGGCGCTTGCAGACGAAGGGCGGGCTCATGGATGAGCTCACCAAGATTCGTCGGGTGCTCGAAAAGCAGGCACCGATTGCCGAGGTGCTGTTAGTGCTCGACGCGACGACGGGGCAAAACGGACTGGCGCAGGCCGAAGCATTCATCGCACACGCCGGCGTGACGGGACTGGTTCTGACCAAGCTCGACGGTTCCGCAAAGGGCGGCTTTGTTCTCGCAGTTCAGGAGAAGACCGGCATCCCGATCAAATTGGTGGGTCAGGGTGAGGGAATCAACGACCTCACCGGCTTTACCCCTCACGTCTTCGCACAAAATCTCGTCGGATAG
- a CDS encoding FAD-binding protein produces MTQLSEEESTRSEAALATVADQLGRAFIRPGEEGWDAARRPWNLAVDQRPAAVAYPRTIADVQLLLAVAAAEGFTVTVQPNGHGANGSMENCILVRTTAFDEVTIDAHSRTARIGAGVKWGSVAPLLDGTGLIALPGTNPDITVAGYLLSGGHSWFSRTYGVAAHSIVAVELVDATGTLQRITAESDPDLLWGLRGAGGLFGVVTALEITLFPAPTLFGGRLLFPGAVAEVVFDQAARLMDDAPNELNIILGMMNLPDIEMVPPPLRGQTVATVDVVFVGTATAGQTLLAPLLAAVTPLVDLTREFIPSQLGAVSDEPTAPSAAEDWSAVGATLDSESLHALIAAFRAATPAGLTLLQVRPLGGAQADAQAASGGVAGHLDGGFVTFAAAIIMDPTRVIDRQAVFAPFDQAMRGRAGSGNLPSMLGNGAQLADAYSPAALARLAEIKRRVDPNNLFRSNRALP; encoded by the coding sequence GTGACGCAGCTGTCAGAAGAAGAATCAACCAGATCAGAGGCCGCTTTGGCGACCGTGGCCGATCAACTCGGTCGCGCCTTCATCCGGCCGGGCGAGGAGGGCTGGGATGCAGCCCGTCGCCCGTGGAATCTCGCGGTCGATCAGCGCCCTGCCGCTGTCGCCTACCCGCGTACTATCGCCGACGTGCAGTTGCTCCTCGCCGTCGCCGCCGCCGAAGGATTCACCGTGACCGTGCAGCCCAACGGCCACGGCGCCAACGGCAGCATGGAGAACTGCATCCTTGTGCGCACCACGGCCTTCGATGAGGTGACGATCGACGCTCACTCGCGCACCGCTCGGATCGGTGCCGGCGTGAAGTGGGGCAGCGTTGCGCCACTGCTGGACGGTACCGGCCTGATCGCCTTGCCCGGCACCAACCCGGACATCACGGTGGCCGGCTATCTGCTCTCCGGCGGGCATTCCTGGTTCAGCCGCACCTATGGCGTCGCGGCCCACTCAATCGTGGCCGTCGAGCTCGTGGATGCGACCGGCACTCTGCAGCGCATCACCGCCGAGAGCGACCCCGACCTGCTCTGGGGACTGCGAGGCGCCGGCGGATTGTTTGGCGTCGTCACGGCACTGGAGATCACGCTGTTCCCGGCTCCGACTCTCTTCGGCGGGCGCCTTCTGTTCCCCGGAGCAGTGGCCGAGGTCGTCTTCGATCAGGCCGCCCGCCTGATGGACGACGCCCCGAACGAACTCAACATCATCCTGGGCATGATGAACCTTCCCGACATCGAAATGGTTCCGCCGCCGCTTCGCGGGCAGACGGTGGCAACGGTCGACGTGGTCTTCGTCGGCACCGCGACCGCGGGCCAGACGTTGCTTGCTCCCTTGCTGGCCGCCGTCACGCCCCTCGTCGATCTCACTCGTGAGTTCATTCCTTCGCAGCTCGGCGCCGTCTCTGACGAACCCACAGCACCGAGCGCCGCCGAGGACTGGTCGGCGGTCGGGGCCACACTTGATTCCGAGAGTCTGCACGCTCTCATCGCAGCCTTCCGCGCGGCAACCCCGGCCGGTCTCACGTTGTTGCAGGTGCGGCCGCTGGGTGGCGCCCAGGCGGATGCGCAGGCTGCTTCGGGAGGTGTGGCCGGGCACCTCGACGGTGGCTTCGTCACCTTCGCTGCAGCGATCATCATGGACCCCACACGCGTCATCGACCGCCAGGCGGTGTTTGCCCCCTTTGACCAGGCGATGCGAGGCCGTGCGGGCAGCGGAAACCTTCCATCAATGCTGGGAAACGGAGCGCAACTCGCCGATGCCTACTCCCCCGCCGCACTGGCTCGGTTGGCCGAGATCAAGCGCCGGGTCGACCCGAACAACCTCTTCCGCAGCAACAGGGCCCTCCCCTAG
- the smc gene encoding chromosome segregation protein SMC, protein MYLKSLTLKGFKSFAQPTTFAFEPGVTCVVGPNGSGKSNVVDALAWVMGEQGAKTLRGGKMEDVIFAGTSTRGPLGRAAVTLTIDNSDGALPIDYTEVTISRTLFRNGGSEYAINGQTCRLLDLQELLSDSGLGREMHVIVGQGQLDAVLQASPEDRRGFIEEAAGILKHRRRKEKTLRKLDAMQANLTRLSDLAGEIRRQLKPLGKQAEIAREAQGIAAVVRDARARLLADDVLTVRTALDAHGRTESERHSERLVVQEQLEQKQLRIQRLEQAHRGDAVDRARRTSFGLESVQERLRGLYTLANQRLALLGAEAIERDHGPTITPAMVHEAESEIDRLRAAIGTAEAAWAAAQSVSARARGELDASDEHIAAQAALVSQHDLDISTLTGLANTAASRLAAVRGEVLRQMHALDAANERRLQAQGRVDALNAEGDGEAADAETDTDFADIAERAQAAVVTGEADIERLRDILHSHERERDALAARHSALSLALDQKDGSSELIGAGLDGVQGLVAEHVRVRPGFEAAIAAALGTLADAVLVENRDAAFVAIEHARDADLGRVDVIVGDAGSHGSVAMIELPGIVSAGSVVTAPAGVLGILASIVIADDLAAARVAHARLVAAASAGPVTVITKAGDVLSEFVLRGGTGAKRSTLELVAERESAAERLSEVAARIESERVEFDELRALLQAHRSQAASARAAQRDHDSRRAAHVEKVNRATVQVEAAAAECERLSSAHGQTGAAVIEAETAANAALATLRAAQAVPRPILDVSSRDALFARLETAREREVEARLQVETARERVSAAEAHAAALAHQRDDERAAADDAARRAVIRRRHVDAATAVATALPTLLASVDAAVNEARVKLNTAEVERSSQDEELHALRRAESTLRDRLQAITENVHGLELQIYEKRLHLSNLLERAGSELGLVEDVLISEYGPDLLISPTNEQDPPTRFDRTEQQNRLAIAQRTLAQLGRVNPLALEEFAALEQRHLFLTEQLTDLTKTRADLLTIIDDIDGTMELIFASAFDDTKAAFAEVFPVLFPGGTGSIWLTDPDSMLTTGIDVSVRPAGKKIERLSLLSGGERSLAAVALLIAIFKARPSPFYIMDEVEAALDDANLGRLLTIFEDLRETSQLIVITHQKRTMEIADALYGVSMRHDGVSAVVGQRVGRDQERVS, encoded by the coding sequence TTGTATCTGAAGAGCCTCACCCTCAAGGGGTTCAAATCGTTCGCTCAACCAACGACCTTCGCCTTCGAACCCGGCGTGACCTGCGTCGTCGGACCCAACGGCTCCGGCAAGTCGAACGTGGTCGACGCCCTCGCCTGGGTGATGGGGGAGCAGGGTGCGAAGACCCTCCGCGGCGGCAAGATGGAAGACGTCATTTTCGCCGGCACCTCGACTCGCGGCCCTCTCGGCCGTGCGGCGGTGACCCTCACGATCGACAACAGCGACGGCGCTCTGCCCATCGACTACACAGAAGTCACGATTTCACGCACCCTGTTTCGCAACGGGGGAAGCGAATACGCCATCAACGGGCAGACCTGCCGGCTCCTCGACCTGCAGGAATTACTGAGCGACTCTGGCTTGGGTCGCGAGATGCACGTCATCGTCGGACAGGGGCAGCTCGATGCCGTTCTGCAGGCAAGTCCCGAAGATCGGCGCGGATTCATCGAAGAGGCCGCCGGCATCCTCAAACATCGTCGCCGTAAAGAGAAGACACTGCGCAAGCTCGATGCGATGCAGGCCAACCTGACGCGCTTGAGCGATCTGGCGGGGGAGATTCGTCGGCAACTGAAACCTCTCGGCAAACAAGCGGAGATCGCCCGTGAAGCACAGGGGATCGCGGCTGTTGTGCGTGATGCGCGGGCGCGACTTCTGGCCGACGACGTGCTCACGGTACGCACGGCGCTCGACGCACACGGGCGCACCGAGAGCGAGCGTCACTCGGAGCGCTTGGTGGTGCAGGAACAGCTCGAACAGAAGCAGCTGCGCATTCAACGCCTCGAGCAGGCGCACCGGGGCGACGCCGTCGACCGGGCCCGTCGCACGAGTTTCGGATTGGAATCGGTTCAGGAAAGACTGCGTGGGCTCTACACGCTTGCAAATCAGCGGCTGGCATTGCTCGGTGCCGAAGCCATCGAGCGGGACCACGGCCCGACGATCACCCCGGCGATGGTGCACGAGGCCGAGTCCGAGATCGATCGGTTACGCGCTGCCATCGGCACGGCCGAAGCTGCCTGGGCCGCTGCGCAGTCTGTCAGCGCGCGTGCCCGCGGCGAGCTTGATGCAAGTGACGAGCACATCGCTGCGCAGGCAGCCCTGGTCTCGCAACATGACCTCGACATCTCCACACTGACCGGCCTCGCCAACACTGCGGCGTCCCGGCTCGCCGCCGTGCGCGGCGAGGTGTTGCGTCAGATGCACGCGCTGGATGCTGCGAATGAGCGTCGGCTGCAGGCGCAGGGGCGGGTGGATGCATTGAACGCAGAGGGTGATGGGGAAGCCGCCGATGCCGAGACGGATACCGACTTCGCCGACATTGCCGAGCGCGCCCAGGCCGCCGTCGTCACCGGTGAGGCCGATATCGAACGGCTTCGTGACATCCTGCACTCGCACGAACGCGAGCGTGATGCGCTGGCCGCTCGCCACAGCGCGCTGTCACTGGCACTCGATCAAAAAGACGGTTCCTCGGAGCTGATCGGGGCTGGCCTCGACGGTGTGCAGGGGCTCGTCGCCGAACACGTTCGCGTGCGGCCGGGGTTCGAAGCGGCGATCGCCGCAGCGCTGGGCACTCTGGCCGATGCGGTACTGGTGGAGAACCGTGACGCCGCGTTCGTCGCCATTGAGCATGCCCGTGACGCCGATCTGGGTCGAGTCGACGTGATCGTCGGCGACGCTGGCTCACACGGCTCCGTCGCGATGATCGAGCTTCCCGGAATCGTATCGGCGGGCTCGGTCGTCACCGCTCCCGCGGGTGTTCTCGGAATTCTGGCGTCCATTGTGATCGCCGATGATCTCGCGGCAGCACGGGTGGCTCACGCGCGGTTGGTGGCCGCGGCATCCGCCGGACCAGTCACGGTCATCACGAAAGCCGGTGACGTGCTGAGCGAGTTTGTCTTGCGGGGAGGCACCGGAGCCAAGCGCAGCACGCTCGAACTCGTCGCGGAACGCGAGAGTGCGGCCGAACGGTTGAGCGAGGTCGCGGCTCGGATCGAGAGCGAACGTGTCGAATTCGACGAGTTGCGCGCGCTGCTGCAGGCGCATCGCAGCCAGGCGGCGAGCGCGCGGGCGGCTCAGCGCGACCATGATTCCCGCCGCGCCGCTCACGTCGAGAAGGTCAACCGCGCCACCGTGCAGGTCGAGGCGGCTGCAGCCGAGTGTGAGCGGCTGTCGAGCGCTCACGGTCAGACCGGCGCGGCAGTCATCGAGGCCGAAACGGCAGCGAATGCGGCGCTGGCGACGCTGCGCGCCGCGCAGGCCGTGCCGCGGCCGATCCTCGATGTGAGCTCACGCGACGCCCTGTTCGCCCGACTCGAGACAGCCCGTGAACGTGAGGTTGAAGCGCGGCTTCAGGTCGAGACTGCGCGGGAGCGGGTCAGTGCGGCGGAAGCCCACGCTGCCGCGCTCGCACACCAACGTGACGACGAGCGGGCCGCGGCCGACGATGCGGCCCGGCGGGCGGTGATCCGTCGGCGCCATGTGGATGCCGCCACGGCGGTGGCCACTGCGTTGCCGACACTACTGGCCTCTGTCGACGCAGCGGTCAATGAAGCGCGAGTGAAGCTGAACACGGCAGAAGTCGAGCGCAGCAGCCAGGACGAAGAGCTGCACGCGCTTCGTCGAGCCGAATCAACTCTGCGTGACAGGCTGCAAGCGATCACCGAGAACGTGCACGGGCTCGAACTGCAGATCTACGAGAAGCGGCTGCATCTGTCCAACCTGCTCGAGCGAGCGGGCAGCGAATTGGGTCTGGTCGAAGACGTGCTGATCTCCGAGTACGGCCCCGATTTACTCATCTCGCCGACGAACGAACAGGACCCACCCACCCGTTTTGATCGAACGGAACAGCAGAATCGGCTGGCGATCGCGCAACGCACGCTCGCGCAGCTCGGCCGGGTGAACCCACTCGCGCTCGAAGAGTTCGCGGCGCTCGAGCAGCGACACCTCTTTCTGACGGAGCAACTCACCGATCTCACGAAAACCAGGGCCGATCTGCTGACGATCATCGACGATATCGACGGCACGATGGAGCTCATTTTCGCGAGTGCCTTCGACGACACGAAGGCCGCATTCGCCGAGGTGTTCCCCGTGCTTTTCCCAGGCGGCACCGGAAGCATCTGGCTGACCGATCCGGACTCGATGCTGACGACGGGCATCGACGTGTCGGTCAGGCCGGCCGGCAAGAAGATCGAGCGGCTCTCGCTGCTCTCGGGCGGTGAACGCTCGCTTGCCGCTGTCGCGCTGCTGATCGCAATCTTCAAGGCGCGGCCAAGCCCGTTCTACATCATGGATGAGGTTGAGGCGGCACTCGACGACGCAAACCTCGGGCGGCTGCTCACCATTTTTGAGGACTTGCGTGAGACAAGCCAGCTCATCGTGATCACCCACCAAAAGCGCACAATGGAGATCGCGGATGCGCTCTATGGGGTGTCGATGCGGCACGACGGGGTCTCGGCCGTCGTCGGCCAGCGGGTGGGACGCGATCAGGAACGAGTGTCCTGA